The Chloroflexus aggregans DSM 9485 genome segment CGACGGTATACGAAATGCGCGGCGAAGGGGGCTTCTGTCACATAGCCCCTTTAGTATAACATGTCACGAACCTGCCCGGCAACCTCTTGCCGGAAACGGCTTCTCATGCTATACTCGCCAGCGGGGGACGTGGCGGAATGGCAGACGCGCATGACTTAGGATCATGTGCCGCAAGGCGTATGGGTTCAACTCCCATCGTCCCCACCAGGCTCCGCCCATCATGCGAATGATGGGCGGTTTTTTATTGCAGTTCATTCATTAACACTCAGCGCAATGCGTCGGTGCTCGTTATCGATCGCGAGGATCGTGACCATCACCTGACTACCGAGTGGGAACCATTCACGTAATGGTCGGCGCTTCGCCGGAATTTTGCTGATATGGGCGAGGCCTTGGATGCCGGGTAAGAGTTCGACAAACAGACCAAAACCGGTGATACCGGTAACAGTTCCTTGCACCGTCATGCCGCCGGCAAGGTGTTGCGAGAGACTTACCCACGGATCAGGGGTAAGTTCGCGGATGCTCAGATTGATACGCAGATGCTGCCGGTCAATGTTGGTAATCATCGCACGGACCGGTTGGCCGAGTTGCAGCGCGTTGCGTGCGTCGCTGATCCAATGCCAGTCGATGTCGCGCACGTGAACAAACCCTTCTATCCCACCGAGATCGATCACTGCTCCATAACTCAATACGCGCAACACCGTTCCCTCAACGATGCTCCCAACGCTGACGGAGGCGATCCGCTCTTGCCGTTTGCGGAGACGTTCACTACATAATACTGTTGGTGCAGGATCTGGTAACGGTGGCGATGGTTCTTCGGGTGTAGTGGTCGCTTGCTCTAGGATGGTGAGGCAGCGGGCCGCATGATGACGAATCTCGGCGTTGGGAAAGCTCTCGGCCAGTTGGGCAAGTAATGGCATACTCGCCCGGTCATTCCATTCGACCAGAATCTGCATAATCTTGATCATCAATGATCGTCGGTTAGGGGCAGAGCGTTGGAGAAGAGCGCGTAATTCAGGTAGTGCAGCCCGGTAATCGGCCATCTTCACCAAACGAATGACTTCGTGTAAGAGATGACCGCCTTCTTCGTGAAGGAGTGATGCGATCGCCGGAGCTGCTTCTACGGCTTGTAGTTGGTTGAGAGTACGCACTGCTAATGTTCGTAGACCGACGACATAGCGGGCGATTTCAACGAGGAGTGGTATCGCCGTGCGGGCACGTAAGCGCGCTAATGCCTGCATTGCGACACTTGCCGCTCGGCTGGGAATATGGGGCTGAGTTTCCTGCCACGCCGTTATGCAATCTTCGAGCAAGCGTAACAGCCCGGGGACGGCTGCCGGAGTATGCAGTATTCCCGCCGCCTCGGCAGCCGCGATACGGATGGCAAGGTGTGGGCTGTTGAGAAAGTTGGGAATGGCTACAGCGAGCGTGGTATCACCAAGGCGGGCAAGTGCGGCGATGGCGGCAGCAACGATGGGAGGATCTGGATCATCGAGACAAGCTGTGATTTGTTCACGTGCCTCTGCGATCTGTTTTCGCCCTAACGTGCGGATTGCCGCGGCGGCTACAAACGGTTTCGGGTCATCGATACTTGCTAATAAGGCATCGATGACCGCAGGACTCAGCGGTTTACCGGTATACCCAATGGCTTCGATGGCAACCTCACGCACGGCCGGCCAATGATGGTGCAGGGTCGGTAACACCAGATCAGGATCGACCTCAAGATTGACCAGTCGGCTGGCCGCGCGTGCTCGCACCAGTTGATCGCGCGAATGAATCGCGCGGGCCAGCTCTTCGAGTTGATCGGTTAACAGTTCACTCAGGCGCTCACGGTTGAGGGCCGGATCGCCTTCGTAATCATCGAGATCGTTCATCGCTGTTCCTCGGCTACGGGTGGATCGATTCCGAGTAGATGACGTTGTACCTTTCCCATGGCATTGCGTGGTAATGCCGTGACGAAGCGGATCTGGCGTGGCCGTTTGTACGCAGCCAGTTGCTGACGACAATGATCGATCAGTTCTTGTGCTGTGGTGTGGATGCCTGATCGTATCACTACATCGGCCACCGGTACTTCGCCGAGATCGGGATCGGGTTGGCCGTAAACGGCGCATTCAGCGACTGCCGGATGTTGGGCGAGAACCTCCTCGACTTCACGAGGGTAGATGTTGTAACCGCCACTGATGATGAGTTCACGACTACGACCGGTAATGTGAACATAGCCATCGGTATCAACGAACCCGACATCTCCGGTGTTAAACCAGCCATCTTCGGTAAACGCAGCCGCAGTAGCACTCGGATTACGCCAGTAGCCACGGAAGAGGTGTGGTCCGCGTACTTGGATCTCGCCAACCTCGCCTGCCGGTAGCGGTTGGCGTGTTGTCCGATCGACAATTCGGGCCTCTTGACCGGGAAATGGCATACCAACACTGCCGGGACGGCGCTCGCCTTCGTAGGGATTGGTCAAATTCATCCCCGTTTCGGTCATGCCATAGCGTTCGAGGATGGGTTGTCCGAAGAGGTCAGCGAAATCGGCAAAAGTCTGCGGGCTGAGTGGGGCCGAACCGGAAACAAACAGTCGCATGCGATGACGAGGAACGCCGTGCTGGCGTGCTGCTTCGATCAACCGCACATACATCGTTGGTACGCCGAAAAAGAGGGTAATAGCTGGGTCGGCCATGCGTTGCAAGGCCAGTTCGGCATCAAATCGTGCGTGCAATTCAAGACTCGCGCCGCTTCGGATCGTGCCATGGACACCTACACCTAGCCCATGGACGTGAAACAGTGGCAACATCAAGAGTAAACGATCGGCCTCGGTCCAGCGCCAAGCGCGGATAACCGCATCGCAATTTGCGGCAAGGCTGGCGTGCGTGTGGATTGCTCCTTTGGCTCGACCGGTGGTGCCCGATGTGTACGCGATCAGTGCCATATCGTCGGCAGCCGGCGGTGAAAATGCAGTCGGGTCCACCGGTGATGCACCACACAGCGATGCGTCGGGTTTGATCAGGTGTGGGTGTGGAGCCGTCATTGCCTCACGCAAGATCGCTTCGTTCTCGTCAGTTGCAACTACAATGAGTGGTTCAGCATCGGCAAGTAGATGGCTCAGTTCGGCGTGGCGATACTGTGGGTTCACCAGAACGACGGCTGCCCCGGCCAATTGAGCACCGAAGTAGGCAGCGAGAAAGGCCGGTGAGTTGGGCAGAGCCAACGCGACACGATCGCCACGTGCAATGCCGAGGTCGCGATAGCGGGTGGCCCAGCCGGCAGATGCGGCTGCAAGATCACGATACGTTATTACGTGATTCTCAACCACAACACATGGTCGGAGCGGTTCGGTAGTTGCGTAATGGAGGAGGGTAGCAACGATTGGCAGTGGCGACATAATGTGACCTCATGGACATTGAAAACTGCAAACCACGACCGGTATGTGTTGCGTCTGATTGGATCGCATTATACCGAGAGGGATGCGTAGATTGGGTTATAAGATCACGACAAACGGCGAAGCTCTGGTGAGCCTCGCCGTTCGAGACGTGGTTAAAGATGAGACCTACTTATCGCGTTTTGCCTCACCTAACGCTGCTTGAGCTGCGGCAAGGCGGGCAATCGGGACACGGTAGGGCGAACAACTGACGTAGTTGAGACCGACGCGGTGGAAGAACTCGACGCTTGCCGGATCACCACCGTGCTCACCACAGATGCCAACCTTCAAGCTCGCGCGAGCCGTGCGTCCACGTTCAGTACCGATTTGCACCAATTGCCCAACACCGCGCTGATCGATAGTCTGGAACGGGTCATCAGGGATGAGCTTCTTCTCGACATACGCCGGCAAGAAGCGACCCGAGTCGTCTCGTGATAAGCCGAGCGTGGTCTGGGTAAGGTCGTTGGTACCGAAGCTGAAGAACTCGGCGACTTGGGCAATCTCATCGGCGACCAGCGCTGCCCGTGGCAACTCGATCATCGTTCCGACGAGGTACGGCACCTCGATCCCACTTTCGGCGAAGACCTCGGATGCCACCCGGCGCACGATCTCTTCTTGGAGTTTGAGTTCGCTGACGAACCCGACCAGCGGGATCATCACTTCGGGGTGAACGTCGATCCCCTCCGACTTGACCTTGACCGCGGCCTTGAAAATGGCCCGGGCCTGCATCTCGGTAATTTCGGGGTAGAGAATGCCTAAACGGCAGCCGCGAAAACCGAGCATGGGGTTTGCTTCACGCAAGCTCTCGACGCGAGCCTTCACTTTGTGAGGATCGACGCCGAGCTTAGCAGCGAGTGCTTCAATCTCCTCGTCATCGTGCGGCAAGAACTCGTGCAGCGGTGGGTCAAGTGTACGGATGGTAACCGGGAGGCCGGCCATTTCGCGGAACAGACCTTCAAAGTCGCCCTGCTGGAGCGGCTCGATCTTCGCCAGCGCCGCGCGTCGCTCTTCAGGTGTATCGGCGAGGATCATCTCACGCATCGCATCGATGCGGTCACCTTCAAAGAACATGTGCTCGGTGCGGCAGAGACCGATTCCTTCAGCCCCAAACTGGCGGGCGACGCGGGCATCGCGTGGAATGTCGGCATTGGCACGCACGCCAAGTTTACGAAACTCATCAGCCCACGACATCAAGGTGGCGAAATCACCCGACAACTCCGGTTCAACCGTCGGCATTTGGCCGGTAAAGACCTCACCACTTCCGCCGTCAATCGTGATCCAGTCACCTTTACGGATGGTCGTACCATTAACC includes the following:
- a CDS encoding HEAT repeat domain-containing protein; the protein is MNDLDDYEGDPALNRERLSELLTDQLEELARAIHSRDQLVRARAASRLVNLEVDPDLVLPTLHHHWPAVREVAIEAIGYTGKPLSPAVIDALLASIDDPKPFVAAAAIRTLGRKQIAEAREQITACLDDPDPPIVAAAIAALARLGDTTLAVAIPNFLNSPHLAIRIAAAEAAGILHTPAAVPGLLRLLEDCITAWQETQPHIPSRAASVAMQALARLRARTAIPLLVEIARYVVGLRTLAVRTLNQLQAVEAAPAIASLLHEEGGHLLHEVIRLVKMADYRAALPELRALLQRSAPNRRSLMIKIMQILVEWNDRASMPLLAQLAESFPNAEIRHHAARCLTILEQATTTPEEPSPPLPDPAPTVLCSERLRKRQERIASVSVGSIVEGTVLRVLSYGAVIDLGGIEGFVHVRDIDWHWISDARNALQLGQPVRAMITNIDRQHLRINLSIRELTPDPWVSLSQHLAGGMTVQGTVTGITGFGLFVELLPGIQGLAHISKIPAKRRPLREWFPLGSQVMVTILAIDNEHRRIALSVNE
- a CDS encoding acyl-CoA synthetase; this encodes MSPLPIVATLLHYATTEPLRPCVVVENHVITYRDLAAASAGWATRYRDLGIARGDRVALALPNSPAFLAAYFGAQLAGAAVVLVNPQYRHAELSHLLADAEPLIVVATDENEAILREAMTAPHPHLIKPDASLCGASPVDPTAFSPPAADDMALIAYTSGTTGRAKGAIHTHASLAANCDAVIRAWRWTEADRLLLMLPLFHVHGLGVGVHGTIRSGASLELHARFDAELALQRMADPAITLFFGVPTMYVRLIEAARQHGVPRHRMRLFVSGSAPLSPQTFADFADLFGQPILERYGMTETGMNLTNPYEGERRPGSVGMPFPGQEARIVDRTTRQPLPAGEVGEIQVRGPHLFRGYWRNPSATAAAFTEDGWFNTGDVGFVDTDGYVHITGRSRELIISGGYNIYPREVEEVLAQHPAVAECAVYGQPDPDLGEVPVADVVIRSGIHTTAQELIDHCRQQLAAYKRPRQIRFVTALPRNAMGKVQRHLLGIDPPVAEEQR